Part of the Xenopus laevis strain J_2021 chromosome 2S, Xenopus_laevis_v10.1, whole genome shotgun sequence genome is shown below.
acttttcgccagcgttgccacccgcagggacatcggctaTTTACTAACGGACgtaggtgccaattcgctagcgaaagagactggggctagcggtcattcgcactctatcgccaggcaacttttaaATCTGGCGAACGgacgctactccgcaaattcactaaaatgcggattttactgaacgttacctcttttgccagagttacctttgccacctcagaccagacgaagtgcattaAATTagataaatcttcctcaatcttctgtcacttacatcatattctgtgagccgaaaatacatcaaagttcaaaaaacgctggcgacttttccctttttcagcctgattgcctgcaaaagacctaacaaacttttttttgggtaaccggctaTCCCCATAcatccccatacatttgcaaacatctggaatattaattttacagtgggctcatgtgtagggcattagaataactcttttgtctttattaaggttccctggacatttgttttaaaagtgtaatttgcaccaacatttaacataaaaacTTCCATACAACTTTACATTTTCCACCCTATGCATATTGACCTGagcactagcgcatcttcactatcaaatgctcgcattaccGAAGTAATGCTACCGAAAAGTCAGCAGCGTTTGCCACCtacgacgaaactccgcatttaagtgaattagcgtattctgagcgctggtgaagtgtagcgatgggtgcgaagcagtcgctggtgacaattcatcctttagtaaatctgcccctaagacagtTGCTTGTATTTGATGCAAGCTaagctgattaaaggagaactcaaccctaaagttaaaaaaaccctaccccctaccctacatagaccccctccctcctcccccccagcctaagtgttaccccgggcaaatgccccaaactttttacttacccctcagtgcagattcaggcatcggagttcacgggcaccatcttcttctcttcggaaatcttcagaaGGAGACCAgcgtggcggcgcatgcgcagttggagcaattttctgtttctgcacatgcaccaaactcacaaaaattgcagaagcgctggCCTCATTACAaagaactctgatgcctgaatctgcaccgaggggtaagtaaaacgttaggggcatttgcccggggtaccacttaggctgggggggaggagggaaggggtctatgtagggtagaagGGTagtggttttttaactttagggttgaattctcctttaaatccattttAACTGCAAAACAATCCAACtgggtttttaatattttcatagcCTTATCTCATGGTCCTTATTACAGAATGAGCCGTAGTCCAAAATCCCCGATCATAgacattaaaaataacattgtaacatagtacGTTAGGTTGATAATGTTctaccttttaagtctatacacaacctgcctaactgccagttatttcatcatcatttatttatatagagccaacaagTTACGCAGTCTTTTACCTTAGTTTATAATGAACAGGGAACAAATgttgaataacaaacaagggtttacagataCAATGGGGCCCTACCTGTTTATTCCTTAGAGTTTGGATATGATTCTTATTTTGTGCAGGTGCTGAAAGATTTTGACCCTTAATGCTTTAGTCCTTATTCCATATATCAGAGGGTTGAGGAGAGGAGGGAAAACGATAAAAGTTACAGAGAGAAGAACTTGGGAAAAAAGAGGGAGATTGTTGTTCCCCAGTCTGAATCGTATGAAAATAAACATCCCCCCAACCAAGAAGATAGAAAAGCCAAGTAAGTGGGTGATCAGAGTATGAATGGCTTTCTCACAGGCTTCCTTGGAAATCTTAAGACAAACCATAAAGTTTTTTAGGTAGGAATAAGCAGTAATCAGTAATGTGAAAACCAACAAAGTAACGGTACTTAGGGCCCCATAGACATTATTTACAGAGGAATCTCCACAAGACAGGACAATAAGGGAAAGGttatcacaaaatatatttttgatttgTGACCCGCAATAAGTAAGTCTTGAGGATAAAATAACCGCAACCAAGATATTAATAAACGAGTAAGCAAAGAAACCTAGGATGAGCTTTATGGCTTTTGCGTTGGTCATTTTGGTGACATATCGCAAGGGGTCGCACACAGCCAAATATCTGTCATAGGCCATGATTGTAAAAGAGGAGAGCTCAAAAAAGGCATAAGTCATCATAGCAAGAACTTGGAGGAAGCAGCCAACGTGTGAGATCTGATGGGATGAAGTCAACAAGTCAATGATCAGCTTGGGAAAGAAAGAGCTGCTGCCCAACATTCCGTTGAAGGTGAGATTACATATGAAGATGTACATGGGCTCATGGAGGCTTTCTTCTGTCAGAACCACAAGCACAATCTCCAAACTCAACaccattataaatatgtatatgaacAGGGAAAGAATGCAGTAGAGATAGCTCAGCTCTTCCATCTCCACAATTCCAAGAAGAACAAAGTTCCTGCTAACAGAAGAGGCATTTTCCATACTTTTCCTGCTCATCAGATCTTCACAAAGCCTGTTTAGAAATAAACAACTGATGATCCTCCAGTGTCATTTATGGAGACAATACAGTACATAAAACATTGTGCATGAGAAAAGGTTGTGTGTTCAGTTGTGATGATGACAAAGTATGATGATTACACTCTAAACATAATAACTTACAATTCTATGACCTGCACCAATACCAAGACACCATCCAATGCTCTTCATACCATACCTTCTAATGCAAGTACAGATCTACTTCAGAATGAGTTGTGTCTGATATAAATAGTCTGATGAAAATACGTTGCCACCTCTGAGTCCCCATCAGTGCAATCCCAATGGAGGTTCTATGCGCAGATACAATTAACAAAAGAATTATTTGAAATCTTCCAAGAGGAACATTGTTATGATTTATTAAACTGCACATATAAAAAACCCCCAACTGAAATGTCAAGAAAGAAGATTATTGTAAGTGTAGCGGCTGTAATACTGGAGAAGACAATTGCTGGTACAATGTAGGTTCAGCTTTCACAATTAATAGTTTTCAACGAGGTTTTGCTTGCTACAAATTGTTTTAGATTCATGTTTTTGCGTCAGGACCATTAGCAAAACTACCCCCTGCCAAGCCCACTGACTTTCAAGACCTTCCACAGACATAAGATGGGAGGAAGAACAGCAGTTGGCAAATAattcgtgatgggcgaatttctcccgaaaaattGTGAATTCAGAAAGGTCACGAGAAAATTttgaaatttcgaatgttttcacaaaaaaataatgcaattcgaacattttcacaaaaaaatcgagcaattcgaactttTTCACTTCGAATTGctctttttcaccaaaaaatcaagcaaatcgaacggtttcacttaaaaatcaagcatttcaaatattttcacaaaaaaatcgagcaatttgaacgttttcatgaaaaaatctgaaattttcactgaagattcacaaatttattcgccggcggggaaacgtggaaattcgctgcaaatttattagcccatcactacaaataatggCCTGGATTAACTTGACTACACTGATTCACCTCTGCCACCAAGCCCAATACATGACATTGTACCACCTCAGATAAGTCACCTAAACTAATTATCAGACTGCCCGTTAGTAAGCTGTGCTATGAGTCCTGGCAGATGGGGTGTATTGTCAACTGCTGACCTCAGGCAGAGAACAGGGAAAGATAAAACATCAGGTGGATCTTGGCCCCAGAAACTTGAGTATTTAAGTGCTGCTATTCAATAGCATGAGGACTGGTGACAGAGTGAGAAGTTTATCATTGGTCTTTGTCTAAGCAGAGTAACAAACAAAACACCCCATGCTTGAGCTTTTATGACTCTTGAAGAGATACAGCAAATACTGAACTCAACCGTGTCTACCCTGGGGGTAGGTGATAAAAGCGATGTGTGTTTAATAGTTGGACGCTTAAATGGAACTCTAATGCGACAAAAGACTGAGCTACTTGAGACACTact
Proteins encoded:
- the LOC108710080 gene encoding olfactory receptor 8H1, with amino-acid sequence MSRKSMENASSVSRNFVLLGIVEMEELSYLYCILSLFIYIFIMVLSLEIVLVVLTEESLHEPMYIFICNLTFNGMLGSSSFFPKLIIDLLTSSHQISHVGCFLQVLAMMTYAFFELSSFTIMAYDRYLAVCDPLRYVTKMTNAKAIKLILGFFAYSFINILVAVILSSRLTYCGSQIKNIFCDNLSLIVLSCGDSSVNNVYGALSTVTLLVFTLLITAYSYLKNFMVCLKISKEACEKAIHTLITHLLGFSIFLVGGMFIFIRFRLGNNNLPLFSQVLLSVTFIVFPPLLNPLIYGIRTKALRVKIFQHLHKIRIISKL